ttgaccgtcttttgaccgttttttggccgatttccgttttttcaaacgttttatgtataaacgggacggggcactccaaaatccgtctacacccccgtctacacccccattttttccgttttttacaacactgccaCCAAGTGTGTAAGCAGCTCcgtgaaacaattttattttcaccatgccaacaccctcaacatcacatgttgaaccatcacctaaagtcagcacccccgctttctttaatattagcttatcaacataagctttcttggaacacacatgcatcgtacaatcagaatctaaaatccattcatcttgagcagaagtagaaccTTTGGAGACTGTGAGAACATCTCCTAAATTAACCGACTCATTAACTGCTACTGCAGCTGATGAACCCCCAGATTTATCTTCACCATTCTTCCAGAGTGGACATTCCTTCTTGTAATGACCCCACTCTTGACATTTAAAGCACTGGACACCCTTCACACCGTCTCTTGATCTGAACCTACTTTTATTACCAGATCTCTTTTCGGCAAACCTTCCCtttccatgaccaaccatagcaaactCATGCTCATAACGGCCATCAGATCTTTGTCTCTTATCCTGAGATAAAAGTGCCGGCACTACCTcctccatctttacagtagcctttCCGTAAAGAACAGTAGTAACCAAAGTATCATACGAACTGGGAAGAGAGGTAAGAAGAATAAGGGCCTTATCTTCTTCCTCAATATTAACCTCAACTTTTGCAAGTTGATCCACCAGACCATTAAACACGTTCATGTGTTCAATGATATTCCCGCCATCCTCCATCTTCAACCGATAAAGATCACGCTTCAAGTTTAGCTTTGTGGTCATATTCTTCCCGAGATATAACTTCTCGAGGGCCACCCACAACCCCGTCGCGGTTGTCTCGCCACTGACATTATTAATGATCTTATCACTGATGGAAAGGCGAATGGTACTGACACATCTTTCCTCGATGTCATTCCAATCATCGTCAGTCATCTTTTCTGGCTTTCCGTCCTTTTTACCCTTCAACGGCTTTGCCAAGCCCCGTTGAACCAGGACATCCTTCACCCTTGCTTGCCACAAGGTGAAATTCCCGGTTCCatcaaatggctccaccttaaacTGCATACCACTATTTCCCGCCATCTCAAACCAAAAAATATCCGATAAACCtggatacgctctgataccacttgttatgacaacttgcgcaacgcacccacactagcggaagtgaggatataattgtttgagacaaacttgcgagaaataaaagaaagcaaaataaaataactgataacacgacgatttaacgtggttcggcaaaaccctgcctacgtccaccccaagagttccctttattcttataatataaaagaacccgataCAAGAAAAAATACACTATAAGTTAACcctaacccaagccccttagattttaagataaaatctaagtttctcgtacactcttttacaatccttacaagaataaactctcggcctcacaaataaacacactccgttgataaaccaatcaactatgtttttctttttctttgtgATACTCTAAAATGAAATCCATGCACCTCCTTTTATAGCTGAACTTGTATGTTAGAAAGAAGACTTCAAATTGGCTACTCTTTCCATTTATCATTTGTTTAAAACAGTTGTAAACGAGTTGTAAACAAGTTGTTAACAAGTTGTTAACAAGTTGTAAAATCTAGTGCATTCTTATTTGACCATGCACAAGACAAATTCAATTCGATTTCTTCATTATGCAAAAGACAATTTGTATTTGTCTACTAAATGTTTGTCATGATTTGGACTATTGTCCAACACATGTATTTCTTGTTTATGGCTTTTTCAAAATAAGAAAGCTAATATGTAAACAACTGGAAATCTAAGAGCATATAAGACACCATTAAAATTAAAGGATCAATAGTTGAAGAACTCTTGAAGTTCACTAGTATTGAATAATTACTCTTTTAAATTAACTATGTCAATATATAAAAATCAGTATGAATATGCATAATACTTGAGTACTCGAGAATACATGTCATCTATTGACCTCCATGTTTATAGTAATAAATAAGACTTTAAAGGAGATGCTCCCTTTGTGGAAATCAAAATTTCAAAAAATAACTCATACATGATATATGTAAGTACCAATATGGTATCCATAGTACATATTACACACCATTAATATCTAATTACAAGAAATCATATACTATATGTATTGCGTGTAGTGAAAACTATGAAGTAGTGTCTTGTTGATCATCATCTAGCTTGATCTTAGACATCAGTTATCGCCATTGTTCCGGGAACGAACCTTATGCTGTCCATCCAAATCGAAGGGTACTTTGTCTTGAGAACCAATTAGGTTAAGTTGTGGCATGAGCGGATTTGGTGGTACGTGTTGCAAACTTGAGCTTAACAAAAGTGAATGATTGTTTTCTCCTAAATTAGGGATGAAATAAGGAGGAAAAGGTAACGCTGTGTTTGCAGTTGGAGGGTACAAGAAAAACTGGGATGAAGATGGTAGAACCATTGAAGAATCAGTTTGAGATGAAATTTGTCCCTGGTTTCCAAATTGGGAAGTCGATATATTCGAAGAATTAGGTCCCCAATTATAGTATGAGTTGTATGAAAATGATCCTGGATAAGAATATTGTGGTTTAGGGAAAAAGTTTAAACCTATGTTTTCTTGTTCGCTTTCGATTAGAgcttccttccctttctttctcggATGATCACCATCGATGTGATCATGATCGTTTTCAAGTGTGATTCCTTGTTTGGTATACATTAACGTCGTTGCATTTGGAGTACTATTAAGGAAATGAGAGAACGAAATTTGAGGTGAATTTAGATCTTGAGGTAACAAAGGTGATGGTATGACCGGATGAAATTGATTGAAATCGCTAGATAGCATTTGAAGAGGTGGAAGTTTATCGATATCGTCTTTAGTTGAATCAATCAACCAATCTATGACCTTGCTAGGTTGGTTTAAGCCTAGCCTATCTTGAAGATCATACAATTGAATAGCAGTAGGAACCGAAAGCCTAATTCTTCGGTCTCTTAACCCTTTTACGGTATAAACTTTGCTATGTCTATCTTTCCCTCCGAAAGCCTTAGATACCCTTACGATTCGTGGGTTCTTAAAACCTGCCCATTGTCTTGAAGTTGATGTATACATTGGTAAAGTGGGCCCACTGTTATCACCTTCTTGCTTTGCTTGAAAGTCTTTAATTTCTGATGTATTGTTGAACATCTTAATTCTTGCATCATCTAGCTGCAAAAAAATTGTACAAAGCAGCTAAACACACAACTGTACTTCAATTCCCAGGTTTTTATAGACCTTGATCAAGTGAGGTAAACTAAATTTATATGATTAAAACTTTCTGATTGGCCGGGGTTAATTCGTATACATAGGTTTTGCTAATAAAACTTAGGAATCAAAATTAAACAATTTTTGCAGAATGGTTTTTCTTATGTTAAATATGCCAATTTGAATAAATGATAGTCAACTTATTAAGGGATCAAAAGTAGATAATTGACATATTTGCTGACTACTAATCCTTATAAATATGATTAAAAAAAAGGGTTTTGGTTTCAAGATCTAAAACATGCTAAAAGCTTATGATTACACACATACTGCAGTGATGAAAGTTGAGAAGATGAGCAAAGGACTAACAGATAAAAGTGAGTAGATAACGTGCGGTAGCTAAATAATATTCAATTTGTGACAGTAATTTGATCAAAAGGTATAGGTTATAGAAACGAACCCACATCGATTAGGATTATCATGTGCCTTTCGTACTGCGCATCAGCTGGCAGCATTCAATGTAAAGTCTCCTACAATTTTGAGACTACAAATGAATCGATGAAGACTCTGTATGCAAGCTCTTCCAGACTGTTTAACAAAAGGAAAGCATTATAAATCTGTGTCAAATATCTGTATCAGTATATATATAACTCTAGAAACTTGCaagatatttttattatttatttttatgagAAAAGAAAATAACTTTTTATAATCTTACCATGTCGCTCGCACGCGTAAGAAAAGAAAAAGGAATTGCGAATTTGCGACCAAGTGGTGTCCTTGTCAGCGCAAACGAAATAAGTGCATACCACACACTGAACATTCTGGTTAGTGAAGAAAGTTCTGTTAGTCTTCCCTTTAGTAATCATATAGTTATATATCAATGATACTATATGATTAAATCAATCAAGGTATGTATAAAGACAATACAAGAAAACTTCAACCATACGATGGACCATCCTAGCCTACGTCGAAAAAGAGATTTAATGCTTTATTGTCAACCACAAATTGCTAGTTTATCAGTCAATTGTAAAGTGTACATATGCATGCTTAGTTATACACTTTGAAAATACATAATACACAACAAGCGTACATATACACGttcacatacacatacacatacacatacacatacacaccaATTGGTAAAGGAGAAAGTGGATAAGCACGTATGTACGACTTTCGATGATTACAGTGTTTGTTAGTTAAGTCATGTGTGTACCTTTTTTTCTTTCATTCTCAATTTTGGCATTTTAACAATACAATATAACAGTACCTGTTTTGACTAATTTATTAGGGTACTCAAGGCAAATATATACAGAACAAAAAACACATCAATCaagtatcaagtatatatatagtaAAAAAACAAAAAAGAGAGAGTATTTGATTAATCTGGCCTTACAATCAAATAGCAAATTAATTAGTTGGATAAATTTTGGATCTTGGAAAAATCTATGGAGTTAGGATTGCAGCTATGTATTGTATATATGTGTAGATAAGGGACCAAAAGAATAATAGATTTTAAAGATATCCCACTGTTACATTGCTTATTGCTCTTAGGACCACCTTAATATATTACAAGATCATCTATGAAAGTGAATATATAATTTCTTGTTATAAACTAAGTTTAGAAGTTTATTTTAACATCTGATCCTACCTGTTACATAAACACATACATAAGTACCTTACACTACAAGAGGAATGAGCTactgtatttttttatatttattttttttgaacCGCAAACGCACATACACACTCATTTTTCATTTTTGTCCACGACGAAACTCGTAATTATAACCTCAAGGTTAATGGGCGAGAAGCCCTTTGGTGGATGTTGTAGGTATATATGACTGTATATTACAATTCAAGCTCTGATTTTGTGCTGATACCTAGAATGTTTTTGCTGATGTTTCATCTAATGCAAatcattaaataaatatgaaattagATAACCACCATAAATTTAGAGAACAGGAAAAGAACCCTAAAAAGCTAAAACTGATCAAATCCTAAAATCATTTATATATTACATCGAATAATTATTGGAAAAAGAGTACAGCAACTATGGCTAATGATTCTGTGAAAAAGAAAGTGTGAGCCTCTTGATCAGAAACCCTAGTATTGTGTCAACAATAtctaaaatctgaaacaagaaaatTGCAAATAAGGATGATACATACACCAAACTGAGAATTCGCTTAACTTATAATAAAACTGAGCTCCCACTTTTATCCTGAAACTATTTTTAAATAAAAGTTAGGTATTGTGAGTATTTCAATAGATCCTTATAATCCTACGGTCAAGAATCCAATTTAATTCGATTTTGGGCGTTACCAAGATTCAAACATGGGTCTCCTGCTCTACAGGAAACTTGGTGGCCTCTGGGCTTGTGATGGTTTATTTTAGCATCTCCAACAATTAAATTTGTAAATCCCTATCTCTAAAAGTGAGTATTTTTGTTCAGACTACCCTCTTTTATCGCAAATTAACGGATAAACAGATAAGGTATTTTTTTTGTTCAGACTACCCTCTAAAAGGGAGTATTTTTTAGGTACATGTAGTGGCCTATCGGGCTATCTCATGACTTAGTTTTATCACAAATATAGTGTGTTTgggttttataatatttattattgtgCTTACATATAGtaccttgattttttttttttaaggcgaaAAACATCATATATATTGATTGAAAGAtcttcatcaaaacaatgaagaTACGTACATTACAAAGGCGGATTGAACACGGCCCATTTGAAGAAACAAACTAAAAAGGAAACTAAAAACATAATAAACGAGGATTATCCATCCAAACATAAGATTGTACTCCGTTGCAAAGCTTGAGATTCGAGGCCCAAAGGAACGTTTTGAGCTTGATGTTACGAACCAAGACCGAGCGACACATAAACTTTCCATTAAAAACAAAATCATATAGTACCTTGATATGATCACTAGTCTTTAATTAGTTATCTTTTAACTTCTCTGTCCGAGTGATATGCAGGCAGCCTAGCAGAGATAGAGACAAGTCATGAGAAAGAGAAAAAGAGAGTTTTAATACAGAAACTAA
This genomic window from Rutidosis leptorrhynchoides isolate AG116_Rl617_1_P2 chromosome 2, CSIRO_AGI_Rlap_v1, whole genome shotgun sequence contains:
- the LOC139892375 gene encoding uncharacterized protein, which translates into the protein MFNNTSEIKDFQAKQEGDNSGPTLPMYTSTSRQWAGFKNPRIVRVSKAFGGKDRHSKVYTVKGLRDRRIRLSVPTAIQLYDLQDRLGLNQPSKVIDWLIDSTKDDIDKLPPLQMLSSDFNQFHPVIPSPLLPQDLNSPQISFSHFLNSTPNATTLMYTKQGITLENDHDHIDGDHPRKKGKEALIESEQENIGLNFFPKPQYSYPGSFSYNSYYNWGPNSSNISTSQFGNQGQISSQTDSSMVLPSSSQFFLYPPTANTALPFPPYFIPNLGENNHSLLLSSSLQHVPPNPLMPQLNLIGSQDKVPFDLDGQHKVRSRNNGDN